The Xanthomonas fragariae genome has a segment encoding these proteins:
- a CDS encoding LacI family DNA-binding transcriptional regulator, protein MAKGAVTIKDVAREAQVSVATVSRALNGHDNVAVPVRQQVLEVAQRLRYSPHAAARSLSSRRTQTLGVVLPDLYGEFFSELIRGIDGAARAAGQYLLVSSYHGDPEAQGRALRAMRGRVDGLLVLSPYAEQPGFLTDNLPQALPTVLINAHLPGADYPVLSIDDHSGAMTMTEHLLRAGHQRIAFIGGPALNFDARERLRGFRDALAAHGNQAQGIEYPGDFDEASGHRAGLAILAGGALPDAVFAANDMTALGCLYAFAQANVSVPGDVALAGFDDIPLARFVHPALTTMRVSIARLGEQAMTRLMRLVDQPGCDDGIRQLLAPELVIRASCGTGEPGP, encoded by the coding sequence ATGGCCAAGGGTGCGGTGACCATCAAAGATGTTGCTCGGGAAGCACAGGTCTCTGTTGCAACGGTGTCGCGTGCGCTCAATGGGCACGACAACGTTGCCGTGCCTGTGCGCCAGCAGGTGCTCGAAGTGGCTCAGCGGCTGCGTTACAGCCCGCATGCGGCCGCACGCAGTTTGAGCAGCCGGCGCACGCAGACCCTGGGCGTGGTACTGCCCGACCTGTACGGCGAGTTCTTTTCCGAATTGATCCGCGGCATCGATGGCGCCGCGCGTGCCGCCGGTCAGTATTTGTTGGTGTCCAGTTATCACGGCGACCCGGAAGCGCAGGGCAGGGCGCTACGCGCGATGCGCGGACGCGTAGATGGACTGCTGGTGTTGTCGCCGTACGCCGAGCAGCCGGGGTTTCTCACCGACAACCTGCCGCAGGCGTTGCCGACGGTGCTGATCAATGCGCATCTGCCAGGCGCGGATTACCCGGTGTTGAGCATCGACGACCATTCTGGCGCAATGACCATGACCGAGCACCTGCTGCGTGCCGGCCACCAGCGTATCGCCTTCATCGGTGGCCCCGCGCTCAATTTCGATGCGCGCGAACGCCTGCGCGGTTTTCGCGATGCGCTCGCTGCGCACGGCAACCAGGCGCAAGGCATCGAATATCCGGGCGACTTCGATGAAGCCTCCGGTCACCGCGCCGGGCTGGCGATCCTAGCCGGTGGCGCGCTGCCCGATGCGGTGTTCGCTGCCAACGACATGACCGCGCTGGGTTGTCTGTACGCGTTTGCTCAGGCCAACGTGTCGGTGCCCGGCGACGTGGCTCTGGCCGGTTTCGACGATATTCCATTGGCCCGTTTCGTCCATCCGGCACTGACCACGATGCGGGTCAGCATTGCGCGCCTGGGCGAGCAGGCGATGACCCGGCTGATGCGGCTGGTGGACCAGCCCGGCTGCGACGACGGCATCCGCCAATTGCTCGCACCCGAGCTGGTGATTCGTGCCTCCTGCGGTACCGGCGAGCCAGGCCCCTGA
- the scpB gene encoding SMC-Scp complex subunit ScpB, translated as MQPTNLSEADHRMDQALITRILEAALLASSQPLTLAQLQGLFSEEEPAPPGGVERALELLRDGCTERGVELVEVASGFRFQVKADVHGWVARLWTERRTKYTRATLETLALIAYRQPITRGEIEQVRGVAVSSNIIQALEEREWIRVVGHRDVPGKPALFGTTKGFLDYFGLKRLDELPPLSELKDIAELEPQLPLDRDGQLDGAVQASAAMDAAQGQADAVAGDATDAGADAAVGTNTDENDNGPEDREADTLPEPNSSADAANDTDHETNVDLDAQAAVDAEAEQSDRASSTDADEDHHDSGDADNATDAEGLIDETPQRSEDVSAQDPNTQDPDDACEGEPDTAPGTCADAVNEDEDNAVATTTLTVDEADSDPKADAERVGRSQTHE; from the coding sequence ATGCAGCCAACGAACCTATCTGAAGCCGATCACCGAATGGATCAAGCGCTGATCACCCGCATTCTCGAAGCCGCTCTGTTGGCGAGCAGCCAGCCGCTGACGCTGGCGCAGCTGCAGGGTTTGTTTTCCGAAGAAGAGCCGGCACCGCCAGGCGGCGTCGAGCGCGCGCTGGAACTACTGCGCGATGGCTGCACCGAGCGCGGCGTGGAATTGGTCGAGGTGGCGTCGGGCTTCCGCTTCCAGGTCAAGGCCGATGTGCATGGCTGGGTCGCACGCCTGTGGACCGAGCGCCGCACCAAGTACACCCGCGCCACGCTGGAAACCCTGGCGCTGATCGCCTATCGCCAGCCGATCACCCGCGGCGAGATCGAACAGGTGCGCGGCGTGGCGGTCAGCAGCAACATCATCCAGGCACTGGAAGAGCGCGAGTGGATCCGCGTGGTGGGCCATCGCGACGTACCCGGCAAGCCAGCTTTGTTCGGCACCACCAAAGGCTTTCTGGATTACTTCGGACTCAAGCGATTGGACGAGTTGCCACCACTGTCTGAGCTGAAGGACATTGCCGAGCTGGAACCGCAATTGCCGCTGGACCGCGACGGCCAACTGGACGGCGCAGTGCAGGCGTCGGCGGCGATGGATGCAGCGCAGGGTCAGGCCGATGCAGTTGCTGGCGACGCGACGGATGCGGGCGCTGATGCAGCTGTCGGCACCAACACTGACGAAAACGACAACGGTCCGGAAGACCGCGAGGCCGACACCTTGCCAGAGCCGAACAGCAGCGCCGACGCAGCGAACGACACCGATCATGAGACCAACGTTGATCTTGATGCACAGGCGGCGGTCGATGCCGAGGCTGAGCAGAGCGACCGGGCATCCAGCACCGATGCCGATGAAGACCACCACGACTCCGGCGATGCAGACAATGCCACTGACGCCGAAGGGTTGATCGACGAAACACCGCAGCGCTCCGAGGATGTCTCGGCGCAAGACCCCAACACGCAGGACCCAGATGACGCCTGTGAGGGCGAGCCCGACACCGCGCCGGGAACGTGCGCGGATGCAGTGAACGAAGACGAAGACAACGCAGTCGCAACGACGACCTTGACTGTTGACGAAGCCGATTCCGACCCAAAGGCCGACGCAGAACGCGTCGGCCGGAGCCAGACACATGAGTGA
- a CDS encoding pyridoxal phosphate-dependent aminotransferase gives MLLTTKLPKVGTTIFTVMSQLAVEHGAVNLGQGFPDFAVPSRLVEELERAMRAGHNQYPPMTGVAALRQAIAGKAQRCYGAQVDADAEITVTSGATEAIFNAIHAVVRAGEEVIVLDPAYDCYEPAIDLAGARAVHVALEPQTFAVDWDALRAAITPNTRLLMINSPHNPSGAMLSADDMHTLTELLRGTDIFLLSDEVYEHIVFDGRRHESVLRWPELRERAFVISSFGKTYHCTGWKIGYAIAPPALSAEFRKVHQYNTFTSFGPAQHAFAAMIRDEPEHDQHLGAFYQAKRDRFREQLLTTRLTPLPVPGGYFQLVDYSAISDLPDTEFVKWLTVEKGVAAIPLSPFYKTAPASQHLARLCFAKNDATLDAAIARLHKL, from the coding sequence ATGCTCCTCACGACCAAGCTGCCCAAGGTGGGCACCACCATCTTCACCGTCATGTCGCAGCTGGCGGTCGAGCACGGCGCGGTCAACCTGGGCCAGGGCTTTCCCGATTTCGCTGTGCCGTCGCGGCTGGTCGAAGAGCTCGAACGCGCCATGCGCGCCGGCCACAATCAATACCCGCCGATGACCGGGGTGGCGGCGTTGCGTCAGGCCATCGCCGGCAAGGCGCAGCGTTGCTATGGCGCGCAGGTCGATGCCGATGCCGAGATCACCGTCACCAGCGGCGCCACCGAAGCGATCTTCAACGCCATCCACGCGGTGGTGCGGGCGGGCGAAGAGGTCATCGTGCTGGACCCGGCATACGACTGCTACGAGCCGGCGATCGATCTGGCCGGCGCGCGTGCAGTGCACGTGGCGCTGGAGCCGCAGACTTTCGCTGTCGACTGGGATGCATTGCGCGCAGCAATCACACCGAACACGCGCTTGCTGATGATCAATTCCCCGCATAACCCGTCCGGCGCGATGCTGTCGGCCGACGACATGCACACGCTGACTGAGCTGTTGCGCGGCACCGACATTTTCCTGCTCTCGGACGAGGTGTACGAGCACATCGTGTTCGACGGTCGCCGTCACGAATCGGTATTGCGCTGGCCGGAACTGCGCGAACGCGCATTCGTGATTTCCAGCTTCGGCAAGACCTATCACTGCACTGGCTGGAAGATCGGTTACGCCATCGCACCGCCGGCACTGAGCGCCGAATTCCGCAAGGTGCATCAGTACAACACCTTCACCAGCTTCGGCCCGGCCCAGCATGCCTTTGCTGCGATGATCCGCGACGAACCCGAACACGACCAACACCTCGGCGCTTTTTATCAAGCCAAGCGCGACCGTTTCCGCGAGCAGTTGCTGACCACGCGCTTGACGCCATTGCCAGTGCCCGGCGGTTATTTCCAGTTGGTGGACTATTCGGCGATTAGCGATCTGCCCGATACCGAGTTCGTGAAGTGGCTGACGGTGGAGAAGGGCGTGGCTGCGATTCCGTTGTCGCCGTTTTACAAGACGGCCCCCGCCAGCCAGCATTTGGCCAGGCTGTGCTTCGCCAAAAACGATGCGACATTGGATGCGGCGATCGCGCGGTTGCACAAGCTCTGA
- a CDS encoding YciI family protein, translating into MWYVIEGYDRAEALAARQQARPAHLARLQALVAAGRLLVAGPCPAIDSEDPGPSGFSGSVVIAEFDALEDARAWADADPYVHAGVYVRTDVRPFRRALP; encoded by the coding sequence GTGTGGTACGTAATCGAAGGGTATGACCGGGCCGAGGCGTTGGCTGCGCGGCAGCAGGCGCGACCGGCGCATCTGGCGCGTTTGCAGGCGCTTGTGGCGGCCGGCCGTTTGCTGGTGGCGGGGCCATGTCCGGCCATCGATTCGGAAGATCCGGGCCCGTCTGGTTTCAGCGGCAGCGTGGTAATTGCCGAGTTCGACGCGCTGGAAGACGCGCGCGCCTGGGCCGATGCCGATCCATATGTCCATGCGGGCGTGTATGTGCGCACCGACGTCCGCCCGTTCCGCCGGGCGTTGCCATGA
- a CDS encoding segregation and condensation protein A: MNSELAHDANPPATSAPPQQQEMPLAVVHGQPVLQIPRDLYIPPDALEVILDAFEGPLDLLLYLIRRQNLDILDIPVAEITRQYVDYINVMQELRFELAAEYLVMAAILAEIKSRMLLPRPPSQEGEEDDPRAELVRRLQEYERFKQAAEHLDALPRMGRDSAPVQVHLPERAAVKLPPPVELKEMLIALYDVLKRAELFTGHAIKREALSVRQRMGDVLSRLDDGKFCRFESLFTAEEGKLGVLVTFLALLELAKEQLLDIVQEAPLAPIYVKSLALGNTNAPLQFSSEFDDSDAANEPI, from the coding sequence ATGAATTCCGAACTCGCGCACGACGCGAATCCGCCAGCCACGAGCGCGCCGCCACAGCAGCAGGAAATGCCGCTGGCGGTTGTGCATGGGCAACCGGTGCTGCAGATCCCGCGGGATCTGTACATTCCACCGGACGCGCTGGAAGTCATACTGGATGCCTTCGAAGGTCCACTGGATCTGCTGCTGTATCTGATCCGCCGCCAGAATCTGGACATTCTGGACATCCCTGTCGCCGAGATCACCCGGCAGTACGTGGACTACATCAATGTGATGCAGGAGCTGCGCTTCGAACTGGCAGCCGAATATCTGGTCATGGCCGCGATTTTGGCCGAGATCAAGTCGCGCATGCTGTTGCCGCGCCCCCCCAGCCAGGAAGGCGAAGAGGACGACCCGCGCGCCGAGTTGGTGCGCCGCCTGCAGGAATACGAACGCTTCAAGCAAGCGGCCGAGCATCTGGACGCCCTGCCCCGCATGGGCCGCGACAGCGCGCCGGTGCAGGTGCATCTGCCCGAGCGGGCCGCGGTCAAGCTGCCGCCGCCGGTGGAATTGAAAGAAATGCTGATAGCGCTGTACGACGTGCTCAAGCGCGCCGAGCTTTTCACCGGCCATGCGATCAAGCGCGAGGCGCTGAGTGTGCGCCAGCGCATGGGCGATGTGCTGAGCCGTCTGGACGATGGCAAGTTCTGTCGATTCGAATCGCTGTTTACTGCCGAAGAAGGCAAGCTCGGCGTGCTGGTCACTTTCCTGGCGCTGCTCGAATTAGCCAAAGAGCAGTTGCTGGACATCGTGCAGGAAGCGCCGCTGGCGCCGATCTACGTGAAGTCGCTTGCGTTGGGCAATACCAACGCGCCGTTGCAATTCTCCAGCGAATTCGACGACAGCGATGCAGCCAACGAACCTATCTGA
- a CDS encoding glutaminyl-peptide cyclotransferase, producing the protein MSRTAQIALLSALLLPSLAIAGQAIPTQGYTVVKTYPHDSTAFTEGLFYLDGHLYESTGELGRSSVRKVDLESGRVLQQATTPPPYYGEGIVAWHDRLIQLTWRNQRGFLYDLATLKPRSQFAYSGEGWALTRDTNSLYMSDGTASIRRLDPQTLQQVGSLKVTACGKPLDNLNELEWVKGELLANVWLTTRIARIDPASGKVVAWIDLKALVPDADTLTNPTNDVLNGIAYDTEHDRLFVTGKRWPKVYEIQLEPLLPAAGNSGSE; encoded by the coding sequence ATGTCGCGTACCGCTCAAATCGCTCTGCTGAGCGCCCTGCTGTTGCCGTCTCTCGCCATTGCCGGCCAGGCAATTCCGACCCAGGGCTACACCGTGGTGAAGACCTATCCACACGACAGCACCGCTTTCACCGAGGGCCTGTTCTATCTGGACGGCCACCTCTACGAGAGCACCGGTGAACTGGGCCGCTCCAGCGTGCGCAAGGTCGACCTAGAGAGTGGCCGCGTGCTGCAACAGGCCACGACACCGCCGCCCTATTACGGCGAAGGTATCGTAGCCTGGCACGACCGGCTGATCCAGCTGACCTGGCGCAATCAGCGTGGCTTTCTCTACGACCTGGCCACGCTAAAGCCGCGATCGCAGTTCGCCTATTCCGGCGAAGGCTGGGCGCTGACACGCGACACCAACAGCCTGTACATGAGCGATGGAACCGCCAGCATCCGCCGGCTGGATCCGCAGACGTTGCAGCAGGTCGGCAGCCTCAAGGTCACAGCGTGCGGCAAACCGCTGGATAATCTCAACGAGTTGGAATGGGTCAAAGGCGAGTTATTGGCAAACGTTTGGCTGACCACGCGCATCGCACGCATCGACCCGGCCAGCGGCAAAGTGGTTGCATGGATCGATCTGAAGGCGCTGGTACCGGATGCCGACACGCTGACGAACCCAACTAACGATGTGCTCAACGGCATCGCCTACGACACCGAGCACGATCGACTATTCGTGACCGGCAAGCGCTGGCCGAAGGTTTACGAAATCCAGCTGGAGCCTTTGTTGCCGGCTGCGGGCAACTCGGGCTCTGAGTAG
- a CDS encoding BolA family protein, translated as MSRVERIRIALQTALAPSELEVVDDSHRHAGHAGARDGRGHFNVRMVSAVFADKPQLARHRAIYAAVGEMMQTDIHALSIEALAPGEAG; from the coding sequence ATGAGCCGGGTCGAGCGGATCCGTATCGCATTGCAGACCGCGTTGGCGCCGAGCGAGCTGGAAGTGGTTGACGACAGCCATCGACATGCCGGCCACGCCGGTGCGCGTGATGGTCGCGGACATTTCAACGTGCGCATGGTCAGCGCCGTCTTCGCCGACAAGCCGCAGCTCGCGCGCCATCGTGCGATCTATGCCGCGGTCGGCGAGATGATGCAGACCGATATCCATGCTTTGTCGATCGAAGCACTCGCGCCGGGCGAGGCTGGATAG
- a CDS encoding amidohydrolase, with translation MHELRISLIQGDTRWHDPVGNRDYYGALLEPLAGQTDLVILPETFTSGFSNDAIDKAERMDGPTVAWVRAQAAHLGAAVTGSVQLSTEQGVFNRLLWATPDGALEYYDKRHLFRFGNEHLRYAAGRGRLTVQWKGWRINPQVCYDLRFPVFCRNRFDVERPGELDFDLQLFVANWPSARAYAWKTLLRARAIENLCFVAAVNRVGVDSNQLHYAGDSAVIDFLGQTQVEIRQQPQVVTTTISAAALVEHRARFPAMLDADAFALTE, from the coding sequence ATGCACGAGCTCCGCATCTCGCTCATCCAAGGCGACACCCGCTGGCATGACCCGGTTGGCAATCGCGACTATTACGGCGCCCTGCTGGAGCCATTGGCGGGGCAGACCGATCTGGTGATCCTGCCGGAGACCTTTACCAGCGGGTTCTCCAACGATGCCATTGACAAAGCCGAGCGGATGGACGGGCCGACCGTAGCCTGGGTGCGTGCGCAAGCCGCCCATCTGGGCGCGGCGGTGACCGGCAGCGTGCAGCTGAGCACCGAGCAGGGCGTATTCAATCGGCTGCTGTGGGCCACACCCGATGGTGCGCTAGAGTATTACGACAAGCGCCATCTGTTCCGCTTTGGCAATGAGCATCTGCGCTATGCGGCCGGGCGAGGTCGTCTGACGGTGCAGTGGAAGGGCTGGCGGATCAATCCGCAGGTCTGCTACGACCTGCGTTTTCCAGTGTTCTGCCGCAACCGCTTCGATGTCGAGCGACCGGGTGAGCTGGATTTCGATCTGCAGTTGTTCGTGGCCAACTGGCCGTCTGCCCGTGCGTATGCGTGGAAGACGCTGCTACGCGCACGGGCGATCGAAAACCTGTGCTTTGTCGCGGCGGTCAATCGCGTCGGCGTCGATAGCAACCAGCTGCACTACGCCGGAGATAGCGCAGTGATCGATTTCCTCGGCCAGACGCAGGTGGAGATCCGCCAGCAGCCGCAAGTGGTTACCACCACCATCAGTGCAGCGGCATTGGTAGAACATCGCGCGCGTTTCCCGGCAATGCTGGATGCCGATGCTTTTGCACTGACGGAATAA
- a CDS encoding glucoamylase family protein, which translates to MDRGNTSGWLTIPLLLGALMLASCKQAEEPKLAAKKAPVKVILVEAQLPPKPVKPPLSPLFSDIERRTFQFFWDTANELNGLSPDRFPSRPFASIASVGFALTAYPIGIENGWISRNQGIDRTLATLRFFRDAPMGPQRTGRAGYKGFYYHFLDMQQGNRYDSWVELSSVDTAMLMMGVLFTQSYYDGDDLREKQIRQIADTLYKRVDWRWLQQRAPLISMGWFPESGFIDHDWMGYNEAMMLYILALGSPTHGVDPDAWTSWTRTYNNDWGVYQGQEYLSFGPLFGHQYSHVWIDFRDIQDQYMRERGIDYFLNSRRATLAHRDYAIDNPMKWKDYGENVWGLTAGDGPQNTSQDYRGEQRQFRHYSSRGAGLRENFDDGTIVPSAAISSIVFAPEVVIPATEEMHKRYGDFLYSSYGFLDSFNPSFNYDIPLKTGRMVPDRGWVASDYIAIDQGPILAMISNYQNEFVWNVMKKNPYIRSGLERAGFTGGWLTPEGEPQPLPKKDEQAATARSLGIAESRAAAAQAQHDPSQHLKPE; encoded by the coding sequence ATGGACAGGGGCAACACGTCAGGTTGGTTGACGATTCCATTATTGCTGGGCGCGCTGATGCTAGCGTCGTGTAAACAGGCCGAGGAACCCAAGTTGGCCGCAAAGAAGGCGCCGGTAAAAGTCATCCTGGTGGAGGCGCAACTGCCGCCCAAGCCGGTCAAGCCGCCGCTGTCACCGCTGTTTTCGGATATCGAACGCCGCACCTTCCAGTTTTTCTGGGATACCGCCAACGAACTCAACGGACTGTCGCCGGATCGGTTTCCGTCGCGCCCGTTCGCCAGCATCGCCTCGGTCGGATTTGCGCTCACCGCGTATCCGATCGGTATCGAAAACGGCTGGATCAGCCGCAATCAGGGGATCGACCGCACCTTGGCCACATTGAGGTTCTTTCGCGATGCGCCGATGGGGCCGCAGCGGACCGGTAGGGCCGGTTACAAGGGCTTCTACTACCACTTTCTGGACATGCAGCAGGGCAACCGGTACGACAGCTGGGTCGAGCTGTCGAGCGTGGACACCGCAATGCTGATGATGGGTGTGTTGTTCACACAGTCGTATTACGACGGCGACGACCTGCGCGAAAAACAAATCCGCCAGATCGCCGACACGCTGTACAAGCGCGTGGACTGGCGCTGGCTGCAGCAGCGTGCGCCGTTGATCTCGATGGGCTGGTTTCCCGAGAGCGGTTTCATCGATCACGACTGGATGGGCTACAACGAGGCGATGATGCTGTACATCCTTGCGCTCGGCTCGCCCACCCACGGCGTCGATCCGGACGCGTGGACCAGCTGGACCCGCACCTACAACAACGACTGGGGCGTGTACCAGGGACAGGAATACCTGTCGTTCGGCCCGCTGTTCGGTCACCAATACAGCCATGTCTGGATCGACTTCCGCGATATCCAGGACCAGTACATGCGCGAACGCGGCATCGACTACTTCCTCAACAGCCGCCGCGCGACGCTGGCACATCGCGACTACGCAATCGACAACCCGATGAAGTGGAAGGACTACGGCGAGAACGTCTGGGGCCTTACCGCCGGCGACGGCCCGCAGAACACTAGTCAGGACTACCGCGGCGAACAGCGTCAGTTCCGGCATTACTCTTCGCGCGGCGCCGGCCTGCGCGAGAACTTCGACGACGGCACCATCGTGCCGTCTGCGGCGATTTCCTCGATCGTGTTCGCGCCTGAAGTGGTGATCCCTGCCACCGAGGAAATGCACAAGCGCTACGGCGACTTCCTGTATTCGAGTTACGGCTTTCTGGATTCGTTCAACCCCAGCTTCAACTACGATATCCCGCTCAAGACCGGGCGGATGGTGCCCGATCGCGGTTGGGTAGCCAGCGACTATATCGCCATCGATCAGGGTCCGATTCTGGCGATGATTTCCAACTATCAGAACGAATTCGTCTGGAACGTAATGAAGAAAAACCCTTACATCCGTTCCGGTCTGGAACGCGCCGGTTTTACCGGCGGCTGGCTGACGCCCGAAGGCGAGCCGCAGCCGTTGCCCAAGAAAGACGAGCAGGCCGCCACTGCGCGCTCGCTGGGCATTGCCGAGTCGCGTGCGGCCGCTGCCCAGGCTCAGCACGACCCCTCGCAACACCTAAAACCCGAGTAA
- a CDS encoding pseudouridine synthase, protein MSDTPRKLSLNKLSLKRDSASEVPKLEERLHKVLAQAGLGSRRALEQRIADGLIKVNGAVAQTGMSVRSGDKIELDGRSFVASALTEPSRVLIYNKPEGEVTTREDPEGRPTVFESLPALKGSRWIAIGRLDINTTGLLLLTTDGELANAMMHPSYEIEREYVVRVRAPEGEEKVSDAIIERLSRGVLLEDGGAKFDQIERIGGTDSHDWFRVVVKEGRNREVRRLWESQGCQVSRLKRSRYGKISLPRELLRGKSVEVPQEKVDALRAELKLEEGAPSALTLQPVIGQRRAAKSTVHVSREGRSNAYVNGQTSGADEGRELRRFDNLREERGGRGRGKPGGYNGGLTVSGEAAARQSQQRPFKPRAPGKGDRALPDGNPAAFRSWYVPDGVSTGPSGHRNAGPSGPGTGQARPYAKKGPGASGQGNPRSGAGGPGRGGAGGGQGQSQGQGQGQRKHPYGHPGNAPSFPSDHANPGFSPYGTARPADGRPTGARPGGPGGKRGLGDNRGPGGPGGAPSSPGGPGGRPPGGNRRPPGGGGNRGR, encoded by the coding sequence ATGAGTGACACCCCCCGCAAGCTGTCGTTGAACAAGCTTTCCCTCAAGCGCGACAGCGCGTCCGAAGTGCCGAAGCTGGAAGAGCGCCTGCACAAGGTGCTGGCCCAGGCCGGCTTGGGTTCGCGTCGCGCGCTGGAACAGCGCATTGCCGATGGCCTGATCAAGGTCAATGGCGCTGTTGCGCAGACCGGCATGTCGGTGCGCAGCGGCGACAAGATCGAGCTGGACGGCCGCAGTTTCGTAGCCAGCGCGCTGACCGAACCTTCGCGCGTGCTGATCTACAACAAGCCCGAGGGCGAAGTGACCACGCGCGAAGACCCCGAAGGCCGCCCGACCGTGTTCGAGTCGCTGCCGGCATTGAAAGGCTCGCGCTGGATCGCGATCGGTCGCCTGGACATCAACACCACCGGCCTGCTGCTGCTGACCACCGACGGCGAGTTGGCCAACGCGATGATGCATCCCTCCTACGAGATCGAGCGCGAGTACGTGGTACGCGTGCGCGCCCCGGAAGGCGAAGAAAAAGTCTCCGACGCCATCATCGAGCGCCTGTCGCGCGGCGTACTGCTGGAAGACGGCGGCGCCAAGTTCGACCAGATCGAACGCATCGGCGGTACCGACTCGCACGACTGGTTCCGTGTGGTGGTCAAGGAAGGCCGCAACCGCGAAGTGCGCCGCTTGTGGGAGTCACAAGGCTGCCAGGTTAGTCGCCTCAAGCGCAGCCGCTACGGCAAGATCTCGCTGCCGCGCGAACTGCTGCGTGGCAAATCGGTCGAAGTGCCGCAGGAAAAGGTCGACGCGCTACGCGCCGAACTCAAACTGGAAGAAGGCGCACCGTCGGCACTGACGTTGCAGCCGGTGATCGGCCAGCGTCGCGCGGCCAAGTCCACCGTGCATGTCTCGCGCGAGGGCCGCAGCAACGCTTATGTCAACGGCCAGACCTCCGGCGCCGACGAAGGCCGCGAGCTGCGCCGTTTCGACAACCTGCGCGAAGAGCGCGGCGGCCGTGGTCGCGGTAAGCCCGGCGGTTACAACGGTGGCCTCACCGTCAGCGGCGAAGCCGCCGCCCGACAGTCGCAGCAGCGGCCGTTCAAGCCCCGCGCGCCCGGCAAGGGCGACCGCGCGCTGCCGGATGGCAACCCGGCCGCGTTCCGTAGCTGGTATGTGCCTGATGGCGTGAGTACCGGCCCAAGTGGCCACCGCAATGCCGGCCCCAGCGGCCCGGGCACAGGCCAGGCACGCCCGTATGCGAAGAAGGGTCCAGGCGCCAGCGGTCAGGGCAACCCACGTTCCGGTGCGGGCGGCCCAGGTCGTGGCGGCGCCGGTGGCGGCCAGGGTCAGTCGCAGGGTCAAGGCCAGGGTCAGCGCAAGCACCCCTACGGTCACCCGGGCAATGCACCGAGCTTCCCGTCCGATCACGCCAATCCGGGATTCAGCCCGTACGGTACGGCACGCCCGGCAGACGGTCGTCCGACCGGTGCGCGTCCTGGCGGCCCTGGTGGCAAACGTGGCCTTGGCGATAATCGCGGTCCAGGTGGTCCGGGTGGTGCACCCAGCAGTCCAGGTGGCCCGGGTGGCCGTCCGCCAGGCGGCAACCGTCGACCGCCCGGTGGCGGTGGCAATCGCGGGCGCTAA